The Streptomonospora litoralis genome window below encodes:
- a CDS encoding AraC family transcriptional regulator has product MDVFSDLIRRVRAHGSLFGKSTLTAPWALHFVDGAPLTLCTVLAGAGWIVPDHRPPEPLRARETIVVRGPATFTFVDEPDTAAEPIACGERCTTPEQGGTRHRRGWNDNGGDGDGLSATTLIVGAYPVRGEISRSLLDGLPAVLRADAGGTGDAVLDHLAAEVAVDAPGRQIVLDRLLDWMLVCTLREWFERPGSERPAWWAAQRDPVAGDAMRLLHAEPAAQWTVAGLAERIGVSRSTLAKRFADQVGEPPLTYLTRWRMTLAADLLLEQEAATIAGVARSVGYSDPFGFSAAFKRVRGVSPSEFRHATATPSPAAEPPGPARTGSTDSAKSPSTRSAHGRAT; this is encoded by the coding sequence GTGGACGTGTTCAGTGACCTGATCCGCCGAGTGCGAGCCCACGGCTCCTTGTTCGGCAAGTCGACCCTGACGGCACCCTGGGCACTGCACTTCGTGGACGGCGCGCCACTGACCCTTTGCACTGTGCTTGCCGGGGCGGGCTGGATCGTGCCGGACCACCGACCGCCCGAGCCGCTTCGCGCCCGCGAGACGATCGTCGTGCGCGGTCCTGCGACGTTCACCTTCGTCGACGAGCCCGACACAGCGGCCGAACCGATCGCGTGCGGCGAGCGCTGCACGACGCCGGAGCAGGGCGGCACCCGACACCGGCGAGGCTGGAACGACAACGGCGGGGACGGCGACGGCCTCAGCGCGACCACCCTGATCGTCGGCGCGTACCCGGTGCGCGGTGAGATCAGCCGCAGCCTGCTGGACGGGCTGCCCGCAGTGCTGCGCGCGGACGCAGGGGGTACGGGCGACGCCGTGCTGGACCACCTCGCCGCGGAGGTCGCCGTTGACGCTCCGGGGCGGCAGATCGTGCTCGACCGGCTGCTGGACTGGATGCTGGTCTGCACGCTGCGCGAGTGGTTCGAGCGGCCAGGCAGCGAGCGCCCGGCGTGGTGGGCCGCTCAGCGGGATCCGGTCGCCGGCGACGCGATGCGCCTGCTACACGCCGAACCGGCGGCACAGTGGACGGTTGCCGGGCTGGCCGAACGTATCGGGGTGTCACGTTCCACGCTGGCCAAAAGGTTCGCCGACCAGGTCGGCGAACCCCCGCTCACCTACCTCACCCGTTGGCGCATGACGCTCGCGGCGGACCTGCTCCTCGAGCAGGAGGCCGCGACGATCGCGGGCGTAGCCCGCAGCGTGGGCTACTCCGACCCGTTCGGATTCAGCGCGGCCTTCAAACGGGTCCGCGGCGTCAGCCCGAGCGAGTTCCGCCACGCGACGGCCACGCCCTCCCCGGCGGCCGAACCCCCCGGTCCAGCCCGCACCGGCTCGACCGACTCGGCCAAGTCCCCGTCGACCCGGTCGGCTCATGGCCGGGCCACGTAG
- a CDS encoding prolyl oligopeptidase family serine peptidase has translation MPEPRYPDASRLDGTEELHGHRVADPYRWLEDPRSPEAKEWTRAQDALFSGQAQRWTAREPLARGIEALMGAGFVGAPVWRGRRCLFMRRTADQEHGVLYIAGPAPGGDPLAERALIDPVALDPGGATTLDSWRPDQEGRLLAYQLSEGGDEESLLRVMDIATGEIVDGPVDRCRYSPVAWLPGGEAFYYVRRLPPGSVPEGEEQYHRRVYLHRVGTSTDDDVLVFGAGRDKTEHYGLGVSRDGRWLVLTAARGTSASNDAWIADLTEDGWERPRFTAVQEGDDAEAVPSVGRDGRMYVSTDRDAPRGRLCVADPRTPGPEHWRTLVAADADAVLEDYAVLDGPELDRGVLLVSWARHAISEITVHDLATGERRGSVELPGLGSVGALLERPEGGHEAWFGYSDSTSPAAVHHYDARTGEVRSWAAAPGTPEMPEVRTEQLVFTSGDGTPVRMLVVSPAGDRQPRPTILYGYGGFRISMTPGYSATALSWVRAGGVYAVANLRGGLEEGEEWHRAGMLGAKQNVFDDCVAAAEHLVATGRTTPGQLAVMGGSNGGLLVGAAVTQRPDLFAAAVCSAPLLDMVRYERFGLGELWNVEYGSADDPEALAWLLAYSPYHRVTEGTAYPATLFTVFDNDTRVDPLHARKMCAALQHATSAPLDEHPILLRREPEVGHSARSVSRTVRLSADQLAFLAHQTGLDADGG, from the coding sequence ATGCCTGAACCCCGCTATCCCGATGCCTCGCGCCTCGACGGCACAGAGGAACTGCACGGGCACCGCGTCGCCGACCCCTACCGCTGGCTGGAGGATCCCCGCTCTCCCGAGGCCAAGGAGTGGACCCGGGCGCAGGACGCCCTGTTCAGCGGGCAGGCGCAGCGGTGGACCGCGCGTGAGCCGCTCGCACGCGGCATCGAGGCGCTCATGGGAGCGGGCTTCGTCGGTGCGCCCGTCTGGCGCGGGCGGCGCTGCCTGTTCATGCGCCGCACGGCTGATCAGGAGCACGGCGTCCTCTACATCGCCGGACCCGCTCCCGGCGGTGATCCGCTCGCCGAGCGCGCGCTGATCGACCCGGTCGCGCTCGACCCCGGCGGCGCCACCACGTTGGACTCCTGGCGGCCCGACCAGGAGGGGAGACTGCTGGCGTACCAGCTCTCCGAAGGCGGGGACGAGGAGTCGCTGCTGCGCGTCATGGACATCGCAACCGGCGAGATCGTGGACGGGCCCGTCGACCGGTGCCGCTACTCGCCGGTGGCCTGGCTGCCCGGCGGCGAGGCGTTCTACTACGTGCGCCGCCTGCCGCCGGGCTCGGTGCCCGAAGGCGAAGAGCAGTACCACCGGCGCGTCTACCTGCACCGGGTGGGCACCTCCACCGACGACGACGTGCTGGTCTTCGGGGCAGGCCGGGACAAGACCGAGCACTACGGGCTCGGGGTCAGCCGGGACGGGCGGTGGCTGGTGCTGACCGCCGCACGCGGCACCTCGGCGAGCAACGACGCCTGGATCGCCGATCTCACCGAGGACGGCTGGGAGCGGCCGCGCTTCACGGCCGTCCAGGAGGGGGACGACGCCGAGGCGGTGCCCTCCGTGGGCCGCGACGGGCGGATGTACGTCTCCACCGACCGCGACGCCCCGCGCGGTCGGCTGTGCGTAGCCGACCCCCGCACGCCCGGCCCCGAGCACTGGCGCACTCTGGTCGCCGCCGACGCCGACGCGGTCTTGGAGGACTACGCGGTTCTGGACGGGCCCGAACTCGACCGAGGCGTGCTGCTGGTTTCGTGGGCGCGCCACGCGATCAGCGAGATCACCGTGCACGACCTGGCCACCGGCGAACGGCGCGGGTCGGTGGAGTTGCCGGGACTCGGCTCGGTGGGCGCCCTGCTGGAGCGCCCCGAGGGCGGTCACGAGGCATGGTTCGGCTACAGCGACAGCACTTCCCCGGCGGCGGTCCACCACTACGACGCGCGCACCGGCGAGGTGAGGTCGTGGGCCGCCGCGCCGGGCACTCCGGAGATGCCCGAGGTCCGCACCGAGCAACTGGTCTTCACCTCAGGCGACGGCACACCGGTGCGCATGCTGGTGGTATCTCCCGCCGGCGACCGGCAGCCGCGCCCCACGATCCTCTACGGCTACGGCGGATTCCGGATCTCCATGACGCCGGGGTACTCGGCTACCGCGCTGAGCTGGGTACGCGCCGGGGGCGTCTACGCGGTGGCGAACCTGCGGGGCGGGCTGGAAGAGGGCGAGGAGTGGCACCGCGCCGGGATGCTCGGGGCGAAGCAGAACGTCTTCGACGACTGCGTCGCGGCCGCCGAGCACCTCGTCGCCACCGGCCGCACCACACCCGGGCAGCTCGCCGTGATGGGCGGCAGCAACGGCGGCCTGCTCGTCGGCGCGGCCGTCACCCAGCGTCCCGACCTCTTCGCCGCGGCGGTGTGCTCGGCGCCGCTGCTGGACATGGTCCGCTACGAGCGCTTCGGGCTGGGCGAGCTGTGGAACGTGGAGTACGGCAGCGCCGACGATCCCGAGGCGCTGGCCTGGCTGCTGGCCTACTCCCCCTACCACCGGGTCACCGAGGGCACGGCGTACCCGGCGACCCTTTTCACCGTCTTCGACAACGACACCCGCGTGGACCCGCTGCACGCCCGCAAGATGTGCGCCGCCCTCCAGCACGCCACGTCGGCTCCGCTCGATGAGCATCCGATCCTGCTGCGCCGCGAGCCCGAGGTGGGCCACAGCGCCCGCTCGGTCTCGCGCACGGTCCGACTCAGCGCGGATCAGTTGGCTTTCCTGGCGCACCAAACAGGGCTGGACGCCGACGGCGGTTGA
- a CDS encoding pyridoxamine 5'-phosphate oxidase family protein produces the protein MSTDAYSLTARDLAFLRRPLHGFLSVAGGPNPPQPRPVWFEATDEGRIQLFTGPDSLKVRRVRRDPRASIVVAAPVGERERWLSLTGRATVEGDGAHELAARLAARYWGPDEPTRAGDLAHILAEDQVRLVIHTETVRRFEF, from the coding sequence ATGAGCACCGATGCCTATTCGCTGACCGCCCGGGACCTCGCGTTCCTCCGTCGTCCCCTGCACGGGTTCCTGTCGGTAGCCGGAGGGCCGAACCCGCCACAGCCCCGGCCGGTGTGGTTCGAGGCGACCGACGAGGGCAGGATCCAGCTGTTCACGGGGCCGGATTCGCTCAAGGTGCGGCGCGTGCGCCGCGACCCCCGCGCCTCGATCGTCGTCGCCGCCCCCGTGGGTGAACGCGAGCGCTGGTTGTCACTCACAGGCCGCGCCACGGTGGAAGGCGACGGAGCTCATGAGCTCGCCGCCCGCCTGGCCGCCCGCTACTGGGGTCCCGACGAGCCGACCCGCGCTGGGGATCTCGCACATATCCTGGCCGAGGACCAGGTGCGTCTCGTCATCCACACGGAGACCGTGCGCCGGTTCGAGTTCTGA
- a CDS encoding DUF6507 family protein: MSGWDISPEGVGSVLTSVGGYVGDEAMTEGLTGQIEDFGKHLQDAAEDAASEPIATALDEFLDHFGPKMWGMVGRTSSAIGGAGEATKAYMNGNLDMAEEAQANVGDISELDL; this comes from the coding sequence GTGAGTGGATGGGACATCAGCCCCGAGGGTGTCGGTTCAGTGCTGACCAGCGTAGGCGGCTACGTCGGCGACGAGGCGATGACCGAAGGGCTCACCGGCCAGATCGAGGACTTCGGCAAACACCTCCAGGACGCCGCTGAGGACGCCGCGAGCGAGCCCATCGCAACCGCTCTGGACGAGTTCCTCGACCATTTCGGTCCCAAGATGTGGGGCATGGTCGGCCGCACCTCCAGTGCCATCGGCGGAGCCGGCGAAGCCACGAAGGCCTACATGAACGGCAACCTCGACATGGCCGAGGAGGCCCAAGCCAACGTCGGCGACATCTCAGAGCTCGACCTCTAG
- a CDS encoding acyl-CoA thioesterase: MQQEPSRQAPDKPRRHVFHAQVRFADLDPLNHVNNVRMLTYLEDARIAFLRWDDASGRRTRLGGLVVARHEIDYVKPILLRREPVRVETWVTEVRSASFRLAYEICDDDHTYARATSVLVGYDTGTQSVRRLDGAEREFLDEFLLPEG, translated from the coding sequence ATGCAGCAGGAGCCGTCCCGGCAGGCGCCGGACAAGCCGCGGCGGCACGTGTTCCACGCGCAGGTCCGCTTCGCCGACCTCGACCCGCTGAACCACGTGAACAACGTGCGGATGCTGACTTACCTGGAGGACGCCCGCATCGCATTCCTGCGCTGGGACGACGCCTCCGGCCGCCGCACCCGCCTGGGCGGTCTGGTCGTGGCGCGCCACGAGATCGACTACGTCAAGCCCATCCTGCTCCGCCGCGAGCCCGTCCGCGTGGAAACCTGGGTCACCGAGGTCCGCTCCGCGAGCTTCCGCCTGGCCTACGAGATCTGTGACGACGACCACACCTACGCCCGCGCGACCTCGGTCCTCGTCGGCTACGACACCGGCACCCAGTCCGTCCGCCGACTGGACGGGGCGGAGCGCGAGTTCCTCGACGAGTTCCTCCTGCCGGAGGGGTGA